The following coding sequences are from one Saccopteryx bilineata isolate mSacBil1 chromosome 3, mSacBil1_pri_phased_curated, whole genome shotgun sequence window:
- the FGF21 gene encoding fibroblast growth factor 21, giving the protein MGWDKARFLGLWFPVLAVLLGDCQAHPIPDSNPLLQFGDQVRQRYLYTDDVQDTEAHLEIRADGTVVGAAHQSPESLLELKALKPGVIQVMGVKTSRFLCQGPDGTLYGSLHFDPEACSFRELLLEDGYNVYQSEARGLPLRLPAHNSPSWHLPHQGPSRFLPLPGLPLVPPEPAGLPAPYPPNVDSSDPLSMVWPSQGQSPSYTS; this is encoded by the exons ATGGGCTGGGACAAGGCCAGATTCTTGGGGCTGTGGTTTCCTGTGCTAGCTGTCCTGCTGGGAGACTGCCAGGCACACCCAATCCCAGACTCCAAccccctcctccaatttgggGACCAAGTCCGGCAGCGGTACCTTTATACAGATGACGTCCAGGATACAGAGGCCCACCTGGAGatcagagctgatggcacagtggtGGGGGCTGCCCACCAGAGTCCGGAAA GTCTCTTGGAACTGAAAGCCCTAAAGCCAGGCGTCATTCAAGTCATGGGAGTCAAGACATCCAGGTTCCTGTGCCAGGGGCCAGATGGAACACTGTATGGATCG CTCCACTTCGACCCCGAGGCCTGCAGCTTCCGGGAGCTGCTTCTTGAGGACGGTTACAACGTCTACCAGTCTGAGGCTCGAGGCCTCCCTCTCCGCCTGCCAGCCCACAACTCCCCATCCTGGCACCTGCCCCACCAGGGACCCTCCCGCTTCCTGCCGCTGCCAGGCCTGCCCCTGGTGCCCCCAGAGCCTGCAGGGCTCCCGGCCCCTTACCCTCCCAATGTGGACTCCTCAGACCCCCTGAGCATGGTGTGGCCTTCGCAGGGCCAAAGCCCCAGCTATACTTCCTGA
- the FUT1 gene encoding LOW QUALITY PROTEIN: galactoside alpha-(1,2)-fucosyltransferase 1 (The sequence of the model RefSeq protein was modified relative to this genomic sequence to represent the inferred CDS: inserted 1 base in 1 codon; deleted 1 base in 1 codon), with amino-acid sequence MPLSRNSAMWTLSRHRLCLTFLLICVFSTILFLHIYQDIFHNGLDLSVLFADEPLLTAPVAIFCLSSTPMNLSTSSFCPKHPASLLGTWTISPDGRFGNQMGQYATLLALAQLNGXQAFIQPAMHAALAPVCHITLPVLAPEVDSRWPWQELLLHDWMSEEYVHLEDLFLKLTGFPCSWTFFHHLREQIRSEFTLHDHLREKAQSFLRQLRLPCIGHLPRTSVGVHVLCEDYLKVMPQRWKGVVGNGAYLQQAMDWFRARHKTPIFVVTSNCMEWCWENLNTSQGDVIFAGDGQEGSQESDFALLMQCNHTIMTIGTFGFWAAFLAGGDTVYLANFTLPNSSFLKIFKPEAAFLPEWVGINADLSPLQKLPWGFFLIG; translated from the exons ATGCCGCTCTCCAGGAACTCAG CCATGTGGACCCTTAGCCGCCATCGCCTCTGTCTGACATTTCTGCTAATCTGTGTTTTCTCAACAATCCTCTTCCTCCACATCTATCAAGACATCTTTCATAATGGGCTGGACCTCTCGGTCCTATTTGCAGATGAACCGCTGCTGACTGCCCCAGTGGCCATATTCTGCCTGTCAAGCACTCCGATGAATCTCAGCACCTCCTCTTTTTGTCCCAAGCACCCTGCCTCCCTCTTAGGAACCTGGACTATCTCCCCCGATGGCCGGTTTGGTAATCAGATGGGCCAGTATGCTACTCTATTAGCCCTGGCCCAGCTCAACG CCCAGGCCTTCATCCAGCCCGCCATGCACGCTGCCCTGGCCCCGGTGTGCCACATCACCCTGCCTGTGCTGGCCCCCGAGGTAGACAGCCGCTGGCCTTGGCAGGAGTTGCTCCTGCACGACTGGATGTCGGAGGAGTATGTCCACTTGGAGGATCTTTTCCTGAAACTCACTGGCTTCCCTTGCTCCTGGACCTTCTTCCATCATCTCCGGGAACAGATCCGGAGTGAGTTCACCCTGCATGATCACCTTCGGGAAAAAGCCCAAAGTTTCCTGAGACAGCTCCGCTTGCCCTGCATTGGGCACCTCCCACGCACTTCCGTGGGTGTCCATGTGCTCTGTGAGGACTATCTGAAGGTTATGCCCCAACGCTGGAAGGGTGTGGTGGGTAATGGCGCCTACCTCCAGCAGGCCATGGACTGGTTCCGGGCAAGGCATAAAACCCCCATCTTTGTGGTTACCAGTAACTGCAtggaatggtgctgggaaaaccttAACACTTCCCAGGGAGATGTTATCTTTGCTGGCGATGGGCAGGAG GGCTCACAGGAGAGTGACTTTGCACTGCTCATGCAGTGTAACCACACCATCATGACCATTGGCACTTTTGGCTTCTGGGCCGCCTTTCTGGCTGGTGGAGACACGGTTTACCTAGCCAACTTCACCTTGCCTAACTCCAGCTTCCTCAAGATCTTCAAACCCGAGGCTGCCTTCCTGCCTGAGTGGGTGGGCATAAATGCAGACCTGTCTCCACTCCAGAAATTGCCATGGGGTTTTTTCCTAATAGGCTGA
- the IZUMO1 gene encoding izumo sperm-egg fusion protein 1, translated as MGTGISSFSAHLLLVWREKTPPAGLRGLRTMVSTRPRLPLLVAALASCLLPALGCVICDTKVKEALNSLETDYLPGHLVAEHHKNLMKRVTQAVQDFKELPFDEDSYMGAVDEATLEKASWSLLKDLKRITDSDVKGELFVKELFWMLSLQKDAFAKYAAQFQKEAFCPNKCGMMLQTLIWCSNCKKEVHACRKSLTCGERRVKVHEMEDMILDCELNWHRASQGLTDYNFYRVWKDKAETLVSKGKEPTLTKTMVEPEDAGTYRCQLNTVKSSPATIILFHVTVLPKRIVEETESSYIPNPGEMATDELTWAPTNSSTTVQSPPSQSPPSQSPTVEKTTRRLLVGVLTWGFVVLIASIVIFILCYWSEKNPRFFIESIKSWISRGKKAAQSSQVPEKKAKKSRSQ; from the exons ATGGGGACGGGCATCTCTTCGTTTAGCGCTCACCTCCTCTTGGTTTGGCGTGAGAAGACTCCTCCCGCGGGTCTGCGCGGATTGCGCACTATGGTCTCTACGAGGCCGCGGCTTCCCCTCCTGGTGGCGGCGCTGGCCAGCTGCCTGCTTCCTGCCCTGGGTTGTGTTATATGTGATACAAAGGTCAAGGAGGCGCTAAACTCCCTTGAGACGGATTACCTGCCTGGCCATCTAGTGGCTGAACATCACAAAAATCTGATGAAAAGGGTAACGCAGGCTGTGCAAGATTTCAAAGAACTACCGTTTGACGAGGATTCCTATATGGGGGCCGTTG ATGAGGCCACACTAGAAAAAGCTTCCTGGAGTTTGCTGAAGGATCTGAAACGTATCACGGACAGTGATGTAAAAG GTGAGCTCTTCGTGAAGGAGCTGTTCTGGATGCTGAGCCTGCAAAAGGACGCCTTTGCCAAATATGCTGCTCAGTTCCAAAAAGAGG CTTTTTGTCCCAACAAATGTG GTATGATGTTGCAGACTCTGATCTGGTGCAGTAACTGCAAGAAGGAGGTTCACGCTTGTCGGAAGTCCTTGACTTGTGGGG AGCGCAGAGTCAAGGTCCATGAAATGGAAGACATGATCCTGGACTGTGAACTCAACTGGCATCGAGCCTCTCAAGGCCTGACCGATTACAACTTTTACAGG GTTTGGAAGGACAAAGCTGAGACCTTGGTATCCAAAGGGAAAGAGCCTACTCTGACCAAGACCATGGTAGAGCCGGAGGATGCGGGCACCTATCGCTGCCAGCTGAACACCGTGAAATCCAGTCCAGCCACGATCATCCTATTTCATGTCACAG TGTTGCCTAAAAGAATCGTGGAGGAGACAGAGTCATCATACATCCCTAACCCGGGTGAGATGGCCACGGATGAACTGACTTGGGCTCCCACCAACTCATCTACAACCGTCCAGTCTCCACCATCACAGTCTCCACCATCACAGTCTCCAACTGTGGAGAAGACAACAAGAAGACTCCTGGTTGGAGTGCTAACCTGGGGCTTTGTGGTGCTGATAGCCAGCATTGTCATCTT TATACTTTGCTATTGGTCCGAGAAGAATCCTCGATTCTTCATAGAGTCCATAAAGTCCTGGATCAGCAGGGGCAAGAAAGCTGCTCAGAGCTCCCAGGTTCCAGAGAAAAAGGCCAAAAAATCAAGAAGCCAATAA